In Methanoregula formicica SMSP, the DNA window TGGGCAACAGCCTTGATGTCCTCGGGGATGACATAGCCCCGGCCCGCGAGCAGGGCATGGGCTTTGCCGCCCAGGATCAGGAAGATCGATGCACGCGGGGAGGCGCCGAGCGCGATGCACCGGGCTTCGCTGAGTTTGTAGTCGGCTGGCTTCCGGGTCGCGTCCACGATGGCGCTGACGTACCGCTTGATGGCAGCATCGGCGTACACCTTCCGGGTGAACTCCTGTATCTTCAGGATCTCCTGCGACGAGATTACCTTCTTGGGGTCCCGGGTGATCCCTTCGGTAAACCGGTCAAGGATCGTCACCTCGTCGCTCATCTCCGGGTAGGTCATTAAGACCTTGAACATGAACCGGTCGACCTGCGCCTCGGGGAGGGGATAGGTCCCCTCGGACTCGATCGGGTTCTGGGTGGCGAGCACGAAGAAGGGACGGGCAAGCACGTGCGTGTCTCCCTGGATGGTGACCTGCTTCTCCTGCATGGCTTCAAGCAGCGCCGACTGGACCTTGGGTGGCGCACGGTTGATCTCGTCGGCCAGGATGAAGTGCGAGAAGACGGGGCCTTTCACGGTCGAGAAACTCCCGTCCTTCTGGTTGTAGATCTTCGTCCCCATGATATCGGCGGGGAGAAGGTCGGGGGTGAACTGGAGCCTCGTGAAACTGCAGTCAACGCACTGCGAGAGCGTGCGGATGGTCAGGGTCTTTGCTATGCCCGGCACGCCCTCCAGGAGGACATGGCCGTCGGCGCACACCGCCATCAGCAGCCGGTCGATGACCGCGTTCTGCCCGACGATGACCGTCTTCATCTCGTTCCGGATCGCATCCAGCGTTGCGGCATGAGCCTTTGCTTCGTTTGTCAACTGGACAATCTCTGCATTCATGGTATCACGTGTCTGTCTGATTCTTTGGGCCGTTTTTCGGGGCCCGTTTA includes these proteins:
- a CDS encoding AAA family ATPase, encoding MNAEIVQLTNEAKAHAATLDAIRNEMKTVIVGQNAVIDRLLMAVCADGHVLLEGVPGIAKTLTIRTLSQCVDCSFTRLQFTPDLLPADIMGTKIYNQKDGSFSTVKGPVFSHFILADEINRAPPKVQSALLEAMQEKQVTIQGDTHVLARPFFVLATQNPIESEGTYPLPEAQVDRFMFKVLMTYPEMSDEVTILDRFTEGITRDPKKVISSQEILKIQEFTRKVYADAAIKRYVSAIVDATRKPADYKLSEARCIALGASPRASIFLILGGKAHALLAGRGYVIPEDIKAVAHDVLRHRIILNYEGEADGITTDTIIDRILSVVKVP